The region CGAACAGGGCGCGACGAAAGTCCTCAAAATGGCTGGCCGGAACGCTGATTTGCGCGTTAATCCCCTCTCTGGCGATATAAACGCGACCAAATACCTTTATATGGCTAAAAGCGATATAAAGCGCATCGCGGAAGGCCTGTGGGTCGTCCAACTGGAAGTATTTGTAAAAGGAAACTGTGGTGCGCGGCTCGGTTTCAGCGAGCATGCGCGCTTTCAGTTCCTCATTGGAAACACGGTTATGTAACACTGGCATGGTGTACTATCCTGTTTTTATTGAGGTGAATAGCGTTAAGATGATATGAAGGCGATGTTGCGCAAACAATAAATTGCCGCCGCATCATACACGAGGGATAGCATACTGTCAGTGAATGACGTGCATATCGGAATGTGAAATCGTTATTTCAGGCGCAGCGACATCTCTGGCAATGTTTCCCGGGCATATCTCAGACGGAGGTTATCTTCATGAGCAAACTGTTCAGCCCATTGGCATTGGGAAACCTGACGCTGCCAAACCGTATTATCATCGCGCCGATGTGCCAGTACTCAGCTGAAAATGGCAAAGCGACCGAATGGCACATGATGCATCTGGGGACGCTGTCGCACTCCGGTGCCGGGTTATTGATTCTGGAAGCCACCGCCGTCCTGCCGGAGGGGCGCATCTCGCCGCAGGACCTCGGCCTGTGGGACGACGATACCGAACGCGCACTGGCACCGGTTGTGCGGGGCATCCGCAAGCACTCAACCATCCCGTTGGGCATCCAGCTCGGCCACGCCGGCCGCAAGGCCTCAACCGGAGCGCCCTGGGCCAATCGAACATTCCTGTCCCCTGAGCAAGGCGGCTGGCAGACGGTGGCACCCTCCGCGTTGCCTTACCATCCGGATGACACCCCGCCTATTGCCATGAGCCACGACCAAATCAAGAACCTGATTGATGCCTTTGCCGCCTCGGCCAGACGGGCAGATCGGCTGGGGTTCGATTTGATCGAGATCCATGCCGCTCACGGTTACCTGTTGCACCAGTTTCTTTCGCCATTAACCAACCAGCGCGACGACGAATATGGGGGTTCGCTGACAAACCGAATGCGCCTGCTGCGTGAGGTTTATATGGCTGTGCGTGAAGTGCT is a window of Dickeya solani IPO 2222 DNA encoding:
- a CDS encoding NADH:flavin oxidoreductase/NADH oxidase, whose protein sequence is MSKLFSPLALGNLTLPNRIIIAPMCQYSAENGKATEWHMMHLGTLSHSGAGLLILEATAVLPEGRISPQDLGLWDDDTERALAPVVRGIRKHSTIPLGIQLGHAGRKASTGAPWANRTFLSPEQGGWQTVAPSALPYHPDDTPPIAMSHDQIKNLIDAFAASARRADRLGFDLIEIHAAHGYLLHQFLSPLTNQRDDEYGGSLTNRMRLLREVYMAVREVLPPHKAVGVRISATDAVEGGWDLAQSIELGHLLRQLGCDYIHVSSGGLSPLQQIHPAPNYQVPFAQKIRRETGLVTIAVGLITEPEQAEAILATEEADAVALARAILFNPRWPWHAAIRLKEKVTAPPQYWRCEPHYAKGLFTPL